From the Roseibium sp. HPY-6 genome, one window contains:
- a CDS encoding sugar ABC transporter substrate-binding protein yields the protein MKNLLLSATMLLASAGVAFADTYRAECFVPAPETSTISYDAKDGPYKLAFVNGFAGNDWRIQAIQSAKAWAARPENAGKIDTFSIVSVGNDSAAQIAAIDNFIAAGYDAITFIAVNPTAFEPVIRRAERAGTILVPFDNVLDTDKVVQVNESQKELGALKAQTVMDILDGKAEKILMVNGLPGNATDRDRRLGMMSVLEQVDGLEIVEVVGNWDTGTSQKVVADALATHGEFDAVVSQHGSAGTINAMQSAGHPIVPMGVDGENGVRILMDELDIPGISASQAPAMSAIALEAAVSLLEGNELPQTIFLPIPQVKAENLEAGVNYFPDLPKSFNTGTGFAECFAPFTPEEITGQNPDNT from the coding sequence ATGAAGAATTTGCTTTTGAGCGCGACTATGTTGCTGGCAAGCGCCGGCGTCGCTTTCGCCGACACTTATCGGGCGGAGTGTTTTGTTCCGGCACCTGAGACATCCACGATTTCCTATGACGCTAAGGACGGCCCGTACAAGCTGGCCTTTGTGAACGGTTTTGCCGGCAACGACTGGCGCATTCAGGCGATCCAGTCTGCAAAGGCCTGGGCCGCACGCCCTGAGAACGCTGGCAAGATAGACACGTTCTCCATTGTCTCTGTCGGCAACGACAGTGCAGCCCAGATCGCCGCGATCGACAACTTCATTGCCGCCGGTTACGACGCAATTACCTTCATCGCGGTCAATCCGACAGCGTTTGAGCCGGTTATCCGGCGTGCCGAGCGCGCCGGCACTATTCTTGTGCCCTTCGACAACGTTCTGGACACCGACAAGGTCGTTCAGGTCAACGAAAGCCAGAAGGAACTTGGCGCGCTGAAGGCGCAGACCGTGATGGACATATTGGACGGCAAGGCCGAAAAAATCCTGATGGTCAACGGATTGCCCGGCAACGCGACTGATCGCGACAGGCGCCTTGGCATGATGAGCGTGCTGGAGCAGGTTGACGGGCTTGAGATTGTTGAAGTCGTCGGCAACTGGGATACCGGTACCAGCCAGAAAGTGGTGGCTGATGCCCTCGCAACACATGGTGAGTTTGACGCGGTTGTCTCGCAGCACGGTTCGGCTGGAACAATCAATGCCATGCAATCCGCTGGGCATCCTATCGTTCCAATGGGTGTCGACGGCGAAAACGGTGTTCGCATTCTGATGGACGAGCTCGACATACCGGGTATCTCTGCCAGCCAGGCACCGGCCATGTCGGCGATTGCGCTTGAAGCAGCCGTCTCGCTGCTTGAAGGCAATGAACTGCCGCAGACCATTTTCCTGCCAATTCCACAGGTCAAGGCTGAAAACCTCGAGGCGGGCGTGAACTACTTCCCCGATCTTCCGAAGTCCTTCAATACGGGCACGGGTTTCGCTGAATGCTTCGCCCCGTTTACGCCTGAGGAAATCACGGGCCAAAATCCAGACAATACCTAA
- a CDS encoding sugar ABC transporter ATP-binding protein, translated as MNQHDAPLLKMRDISMHFGATKALEKVDFACRSHEIHAVLGENGAGKSTLMKLIAGVLQPTEGQITLDGSDVKLSTPRTAQDLGLVCMFQELSLVPDLTVRENLLLGAPGSGLGWLRSQALSKAQDVLSRIDGGHIKMSTRVSDLSLPSRQQVEIAKALMRAPRLLILDEATSALNASVVAKVFDLIRAERDQGTSVLFISHRFHEIEALADRISVFRNGSRVATFDQGAHSYDEIINMMVGQKIEELFPPKPLVTAAGKEVLKVENFSWEDRFTDVSLSVREGQIVGLGGLDGQGQGAFLMGLFGLLRRAEGKISVSGKPVSVSNPKTAKQPDIALAFIPEDRKTEGLIQEQSILENLQLAALGLKDLDASDPELYKSSLERLELKHGGVELPVSSLSGGNQQKVVLAKWLAIKPRCLLLADPTRGIDVKTKTQIYQMLRRLADEGTAILLLSTDYEELIQLCDETHIFYAGRLTASMSGDNMTAQNIIAASLNVPEERKVVHA; from the coding sequence ATGAACCAACATGATGCGCCCTTGCTGAAAATGCGGGACATTTCAATGCACTTTGGCGCAACCAAGGCACTTGAAAAGGTCGATTTCGCCTGCAGATCCCACGAGATCCATGCTGTTCTGGGGGAAAATGGCGCCGGCAAGTCGACGCTCATGAAGCTGATCGCCGGCGTTCTGCAGCCGACCGAAGGCCAGATCACTCTGGACGGTTCGGACGTCAAGCTTTCAACACCGCGTACCGCCCAGGATCTTGGGCTGGTCTGCATGTTTCAGGAATTGTCTCTGGTGCCGGACCTGACAGTGCGCGAGAACCTGCTTCTTGGTGCACCTGGGAGCGGTCTTGGGTGGTTGCGCTCGCAGGCGTTGTCCAAAGCGCAGGATGTGTTGAGCCGCATCGATGGCGGGCATATCAAGATGTCCACGCGGGTGTCCGATCTTTCATTACCGTCGCGCCAGCAGGTCGAGATCGCAAAAGCGCTTATGCGTGCTCCAAGGCTCCTGATTCTGGACGAAGCGACATCTGCTCTCAATGCCTCCGTGGTTGCGAAGGTCTTTGACCTGATCCGTGCGGAAAGGGACCAGGGCACGAGCGTCCTTTTCATATCACACAGGTTTCATGAGATTGAGGCTCTGGCTGACAGGATCTCGGTTTTCCGCAATGGCAGCCGTGTCGCAACCTTCGACCAGGGCGCCCATTCCTACGATGAGATCATCAACATGATGGTCGGTCAGAAGATCGAAGAGCTGTTCCCACCCAAACCTCTTGTCACCGCGGCCGGAAAGGAGGTTCTGAAGGTCGAGAACTTCTCATGGGAAGACCGCTTTACTGACGTGAGCCTGAGCGTGCGCGAAGGCCAGATCGTGGGCCTTGGCGGCCTCGACGGACAGGGGCAGGGGGCTTTTCTGATGGGGCTCTTCGGCCTGTTGCGGCGTGCGGAAGGAAAAATATCGGTCTCGGGAAAACCTGTCTCGGTCTCAAATCCCAAAACGGCCAAGCAGCCGGATATCGCGCTGGCGTTCATTCCCGAAGACCGCAAGACCGAAGGCTTGATTCAGGAGCAGAGCATTCTTGAAAACCTGCAGCTTGCCGCGCTCGGGCTGAAGGATCTCGATGCCTCCGATCCGGAGCTTTACAAAAGCTCGCTCGAGCGTCTTGAGCTGAAACATGGCGGAGTGGAGCTGCCGGTATCGTCGCTCTCGGGCGGTAACCAGCAGAAGGTTGTTCTTGCGAAATGGCTGGCAATCAAACCGCGCTGCCTTCTGCTTGCGGACCCGACCCGCGGCATAGACGTGAAAACCAAGACCCAGATTTACCAGATGCTGCGCCGCCTTGCCGATGAGGGAACGGCCATTTTGCTTCTCAGCACAGACTATGAAGAACTGATCCAGCTGTGTGATGAAACCCACATTTTTTACGCCGGACGCCTGACGGCTTCCATGAGCGGAGACAACATGACCGCGCAGAACATCATTGCTGCATCACTGAACGTCCCTGAAGAACGCAAGGTGGTTCATGCTTGA
- a CDS encoding ABC transporter permease has protein sequence MLDYIRSNRREVIAAIVLLVLLSLYLGTHPRGASTYVLTIWANQCLILGLAAIAQFFAVVVRGIDLSVGAVMALTNTLASHLLDGSAVGIGFGMVAVLAAGAACGLVNGLVVVYGRIQPIVVTLATASIFVGVALMLRPTPGGAINYDLADAVTLDVFGVPTALILSGLLIFAFWIPFRRTGLGLGLYALGSSEQAAFQSGIDTRLVRIAAFTLAGLFGGAAGLYYSFVTTTGDAGIAANFTLNSIAAVVLGGVLLRGGVGSLVGAMAGAFILKTIASLMFFSGIPSLAQPLFEGLILAAAIAVGGADVLRARNRLEVFGR, from the coding sequence ATGCTTGACTACATTCGCTCAAACAGGCGCGAAGTTATCGCAGCAATTGTGTTGCTGGTACTTCTTTCTCTTTATCTGGGAACGCATCCGCGTGGCGCCTCCACTTACGTTTTGACGATTTGGGCCAACCAGTGCCTGATCCTCGGACTGGCGGCCATCGCACAGTTCTTTGCTGTTGTCGTGCGCGGTATCGACTTGTCGGTCGGTGCCGTCATGGCCCTGACCAATACCCTGGCATCACACCTGCTGGACGGCTCGGCGGTCGGGATCGGTTTCGGCATGGTCGCTGTCTTGGCCGCCGGAGCGGCCTGCGGGCTCGTGAACGGGCTCGTTGTTGTCTACGGCCGCATTCAACCGATCGTCGTGACACTGGCGACGGCGTCTATTTTCGTAGGCGTCGCGCTGATGCTTCGGCCGACGCCCGGCGGCGCGATCAATTACGATCTTGCCGACGCGGTTACGCTGGATGTATTCGGTGTGCCGACGGCCCTGATCCTCTCCGGCCTTCTGATTTTCGCGTTCTGGATACCGTTTCGGCGAACAGGACTGGGATTGGGGCTATATGCGCTGGGCTCTTCCGAACAGGCGGCTTTCCAGTCGGGCATAGACACACGGCTGGTCCGCATCGCAGCATTTACGCTGGCCGGTCTTTTCGGCGGGGCGGCCGGCCTCTATTACAGCTTTGTCACCACCACGGGTGATGCCGGGATCGCGGCGAATTTCACTTTGAATTCGATTGCGGCAGTTGTGCTCGGTGGCGTCCTGCTGCGCGGTGGCGTCGGGTCGCTCGTCGGTGCGATGGCTGGCGCTTTCATTCTCAAGACCATCGCGTCGCTCATGTTCTTTTCGGGCATTCCATCTCTCGCGCAGCCTCTGTTCGAGGGCCTGATCCTGGCAGCTGCAATCGCCGTTGGCGGCGCGGACGTGCTGCGAGCCCGCAACAGACTGGAGGTGTTCGGCCGATGA
- a CDS encoding ABC transporter permease: MNRAITPDSLMPYIGTVLLIAAGSFFFPQILTFDYLTQQLQIAAFLGLLATGATIVILLGHIDLSVPWVLTGAAILSTAFVGSGDPLLTALAVPAALAFGALIGIVNGIGVAILRIPSMVWTLAINSILLGLAVLNTGGFNPKGESSALMVSMAAGRLFGLPMSFLIWMAVCVGIMLFLTKTPFGRYLRSIGYNEKATFLSGVSTPSVVFVAFALAGMCSAMGGVLLAGYANQAYQSMGDPFLLPTIAAVVIGGTSILGGRGGLFGTVGGALFITLLTSILSVMQIGDAWRSIVFGAIILAMLLFQTLRKGARA; encoded by the coding sequence ATGAACCGCGCAATCACACCTGACAGCCTGATGCCCTATATCGGCACCGTCCTGCTTATCGCGGCGGGAAGCTTCTTCTTTCCGCAAATTCTGACTTTCGACTATTTGACGCAGCAGCTTCAGATCGCGGCATTTCTTGGTCTGCTGGCAACCGGCGCAACAATTGTCATCCTGTTGGGCCACATCGATCTCTCGGTTCCCTGGGTTCTGACGGGTGCAGCCATCCTGTCGACCGCTTTTGTCGGTTCCGGCGATCCACTGCTGACCGCTCTGGCTGTCCCGGCAGCCCTGGCGTTCGGAGCGTTGATCGGAATTGTGAACGGAATTGGGGTCGCGATCCTCCGTATTCCTTCAATGGTTTGGACACTGGCCATCAACTCGATCCTGCTGGGCCTCGCCGTTCTCAATACGGGCGGGTTCAACCCAAAGGGTGAGTCGAGCGCGCTGATGGTATCCATGGCGGCAGGAAGATTGTTCGGGCTGCCCATGAGCTTTCTCATCTGGATGGCGGTCTGCGTCGGCATCATGCTGTTTCTGACCAAGACGCCGTTTGGACGTTATCTGAGGTCGATCGGCTACAACGAAAAGGCGACGTTTTTGTCCGGGGTCTCGACGCCGAGCGTCGTTTTTGTCGCTTTCGCGCTGGCAGGCATGTGTTCCGCGATGGGCGGCGTTTTGCTGGCCGGCTATGCAAACCAGGCCTATCAATCGATGGGAGATCCGTTTCTGCTTCCGACAATCGCTGCTGTCGTTATCGGGGGAACATCCATACTGGGAGGACGGGGCGGATTGTTCGGGACCGTCGGCGGTGCTCTGTTTATTACACTGCTGACGTCGATACTTTCTGTCATGCAGATCGGTGACGCCTGGAGAAGCATCGTTTTCGGCGCGATCATACTGGCTATGCTTTTGTTCCAGACACTGCGCAAAGGAGCACGCGCATGA
- a CDS encoding SMP-30/gluconolactonase/LRE family protein — MTPGYITVDPLFEDFIDTSVAPEVIAKGCVWTEGPVWLNGGLFFNDIPNKRMLRWSERDGVSVALSNSEFANGNTLDLSGKMVSCEHGGRRVVRRQDPFDLTAAETIVDTFEGKRLNSPNDVVVRSDGSVWFTDPPYGINSDVEGYPAESAIGGCYVYCVAADGEIRAVATDFDKPNGLAFSPDETKLYIADSGAIRGASFPGIDYSLPHHIRVFEVDGTTLKNGRVFAVVAPGIPDGFRVDHEGYVWTSALDGIHCLSPEGALIGKIVLPAQTSNVCFGGQGGKTMFITSSDKVYRVHSNRRDAAQVLRENEGRAS; from the coding sequence ATGACACCCGGATACATAACGGTTGATCCACTCTTTGAGGATTTCATCGACACGTCAGTCGCGCCCGAAGTCATCGCAAAAGGCTGTGTCTGGACAGAAGGACCGGTCTGGCTCAATGGCGGTCTCTTCTTCAATGACATACCCAACAAACGGATGTTGCGGTGGAGCGAACGGGATGGGGTATCGGTCGCGCTTTCAAACAGCGAGTTCGCAAACGGCAACACGCTGGATTTGTCTGGCAAGATGGTGTCCTGCGAACATGGCGGGCGGCGGGTTGTCCGGCGGCAAGATCCGTTTGATTTGACCGCTGCGGAGACAATCGTCGACACGTTCGAAGGCAAAAGGCTGAATTCCCCCAACGATGTCGTGGTCCGCTCGGACGGATCGGTCTGGTTTACCGATCCACCTTATGGCATCAACTCCGACGTTGAAGGATACCCGGCTGAGAGCGCAATTGGTGGCTGCTATGTCTATTGCGTCGCGGCGGACGGGGAAATACGCGCTGTCGCAACAGATTTCGACAAGCCGAACGGTCTGGCTTTTTCACCGGACGAGACCAAACTCTACATTGCCGATTCCGGGGCCATTCGCGGCGCAAGCTTTCCCGGCATCGACTACAGTCTTCCCCACCATATCAGGGTATTTGAAGTCGACGGCACAACGCTGAAAAACGGCCGTGTCTTTGCTGTCGTTGCTCCCGGCATTCCAGACGGATTTCGTGTTGACCATGAGGGCTACGTCTGGACTTCGGCTTTGGACGGTATCCACTGCCTTTCGCCCGAGGGTGCACTCATTGGCAAGATCGTGCTGCCCGCGCAGACTTCCAATGTCTGCTTCGGCGGGCAAGGTGGAAAAACAATGTTCATCACGTCCTCCGACAAGGTCTACCGGGTTCACAGCAACCGCAGGGATGCTGCCCAAGTGCTTCGCGAAAACGAGGGGAGAGCCTCATGA
- the ltnD gene encoding L-threonate dehydrogenase codes for MTSPLKIAVIGLGSMGFGMARSCVRSGHDVFGEDIVSERVDSLRREGGADDAVETVAASLDAVVIVVLNAEQTETTLFGEAGLVPKLKPGAVVVACATVPPEFARTMEMRCQSHGIHYLDAPVSGGSVKAGEGKLSIMAAGTPEAFAAAKPVLDATSETVFQLGDRAGAGSAMKAVNQLLAGVHIAAMAEAMTFGMTQGINPQKFIDVISRCAGTSWMLENRAPHVAAGDYTPHSQVVIWPKDLGIVRETAKKSGLETPITDAALRQYTAAVEMGLGHEDDAAVTKVYARSAGLQLPGEN; via the coding sequence ATGACCAGCCCGTTGAAAATTGCTGTCATTGGACTCGGGTCCATGGGATTTGGCATGGCACGGTCATGCGTTCGAAGCGGCCATGACGTTTTCGGGGAAGACATCGTTTCCGAACGCGTCGACAGTCTCCGGAGGGAGGGCGGTGCAGATGATGCTGTCGAAACTGTCGCCGCGAGCCTCGATGCGGTCGTGATCGTCGTGCTCAATGCCGAGCAGACCGAGACCACCCTGTTTGGAGAAGCCGGCCTTGTTCCAAAGCTCAAGCCGGGAGCGGTCGTGGTTGCTTGTGCGACTGTGCCTCCGGAATTCGCCAGGACAATGGAGATGCGTTGCCAGTCGCACGGCATTCATTACCTCGACGCGCCCGTCTCCGGTGGATCGGTGAAGGCGGGAGAGGGCAAACTTTCCATAATGGCCGCCGGGACGCCTGAAGCATTTGCCGCCGCCAAGCCGGTTCTGGATGCCACATCCGAAACCGTTTTCCAACTGGGAGACAGGGCCGGCGCAGGCTCGGCGATGAAGGCGGTCAATCAGCTTCTGGCAGGTGTGCACATTGCGGCAATGGCGGAAGCAATGACGTTCGGCATGACGCAGGGCATAAATCCGCAGAAGTTTATCGACGTCATCAGCAGGTGCGCCGGAACGAGCTGGATGCTTGAAAACCGTGCTCCGCATGTGGCCGCCGGGGATTATACCCCGCACAGCCAGGTTGTGATCTGGCCGAAGGACCTCGGCATCGTGCGGGAGACAGCCAAAAAGTCCGGACTGGAAACGCCGATCACGGATGCAGCTCTTCGACAATACACGGCCGCGGTTGAGATGGGGCTGGGCCACGAAGACGATGCAGCTGTCACCAAGGTATATGCCCGCAGCGCCGGGCTGCAGCTCCCGGGGGAAAACTGA
- the otnK gene encoding 3-oxo-tetronate kinase, producing MKLGCIGDDFTGSSDLANTLAKQGMRVTQYSGTPSFDAAETVDAGVVALKSRSIDPKEAVALSLEALDWLKAQGCEQFFFKYCSTFDSTPAGNIGPVAEALANAVGAEKVIVCPAFPGTGRSIYQGHLFVKDCLLSESGMEAHPLTPMTDPDIRRWLARQTDLAVGHVAAASVFGGADAIRAALDQEQSDGKRLIVVDAIRDEDLMAIGKAAHGLPLVTGGSGVALGLPANFGCKPSRVSWTAQQGRAVVLSGSCSSATRRQVAVHRARYPAFEINAADVMEGRLVPADVSEWLLNAQGLPLVYSSADPAEVAKVQEKHGRERTATALERFFAETARRALNGGVTRIITAGGETSGAVVEGLGLETLEIGPEIDPGVPALRAGPDLVVALKSGNFGADDFFEKADRVLQG from the coding sequence ATGAAGCTAGGTTGCATAGGCGACGACTTCACAGGGTCAAGCGATCTCGCAAATACACTGGCAAAACAGGGTATGCGCGTAACACAGTATTCCGGTACGCCGAGTTTCGATGCAGCCGAAACCGTTGATGCCGGTGTTGTGGCGCTCAAAAGCCGGTCGATAGACCCAAAGGAAGCCGTCGCGCTATCGCTTGAAGCGTTGGACTGGCTGAAAGCTCAAGGATGCGAGCAGTTTTTTTTCAAATACTGCTCGACTTTCGATTCCACACCCGCCGGGAACATCGGTCCCGTGGCAGAGGCGCTCGCAAACGCCGTTGGTGCGGAAAAAGTCATCGTTTGTCCCGCATTTCCGGGAACCGGCCGTTCCATTTACCAGGGCCATTTGTTCGTCAAGGACTGTCTCTTGAGCGAATCCGGCATGGAAGCGCATCCGCTCACACCGATGACCGACCCCGACATCCGGCGTTGGCTGGCGCGGCAGACCGATCTTGCCGTCGGGCACGTGGCCGCCGCGTCTGTGTTTGGGGGCGCCGATGCAATTCGCGCAGCCCTGGACCAGGAGCAGTCTGACGGCAAGCGCCTGATCGTCGTCGACGCCATCAGAGATGAGGATCTGATGGCGATCGGGAAGGCCGCGCACGGCCTGCCGCTCGTTACCGGAGGATCCGGTGTTGCTCTTGGGTTGCCGGCAAACTTTGGCTGCAAGCCGTCAAGGGTTTCCTGGACGGCGCAACAGGGTCGAGCGGTTGTCCTATCCGGGTCATGCTCCAGCGCCACGCGCAGGCAGGTCGCCGTTCACCGCGCCCGGTATCCAGCATTTGAGATCAACGCTGCCGATGTCATGGAAGGCCGGTTGGTGCCGGCGGACGTTTCCGAATGGCTGTTAAATGCGCAGGGTCTCCCGCTCGTCTACAGTTCCGCAGATCCGGCGGAGGTTGCAAAAGTTCAGGAAAAACACGGTCGGGAACGGACAGCAACCGCCCTTGAGCGCTTTTTTGCGGAGACTGCGCGGCGTGCCCTCAATGGCGGCGTGACCCGGATCATTACCGCCGGCGGCGAAACCTCCGGTGCGGTCGTTGAAGGACTTGGATTGGAAACGCTTGAAATCGGTCCGGAGATCGATCCGGGTGTTCCCGCGCTCAGAGCCGGACCAGACCTTGTCGTTGCCCTGAAATCCGGCAACTTCGGTGCCGATGACTTTTTCGAAAAAGCCGACCGGGTTCTTCAAGGATGA